A single window of Synechococcus sp. CBW1004 DNA harbors:
- a CDS encoding MlaD family protein: MNSEQSSGSPRERFLFLGSGLVLAIAVLGAMAREQGWGTPSVEFQLRGSSADGLRVGQEVRISGLPVGKVKALQLRPDALVDVQLRVQERYAALVGPRSVASLGQVGLVGDHFVVISADPQSGMKAGVRAGRRLPYIQPLAISNLMHRLVETQMELQRTLRNTTRLTAGEVPQALREMRRGLSGVQRLTTTLERETAATAPQLRAGLTSINRLSASLDRETGVTAPALRRTLQQVSRTGERAEQTAREVQQLLRQSQPLLVSSLREIESLSRSLNSLLQGLIGVSGSEGRPAPQVKP, encoded by the coding sequence ATGAACAGCGAGCAGTCCTCAGGGTCCCCGCGCGAGCGGTTTCTGTTTCTGGGCTCGGGCCTGGTGCTCGCGATCGCCGTGCTGGGGGCGATGGCCCGCGAGCAGGGCTGGGGAACGCCAAGCGTGGAGTTCCAGCTGCGTGGTTCCAGTGCCGATGGACTTCGGGTCGGCCAGGAGGTGCGCATCTCGGGCCTGCCGGTGGGGAAGGTGAAGGCGCTTCAGCTCCGTCCCGACGCCCTGGTCGATGTGCAGCTGCGGGTGCAGGAGCGTTACGCCGCACTCGTCGGGCCCCGGAGTGTCGCCAGCCTTGGTCAGGTGGGCCTGGTGGGTGATCACTTCGTGGTGATCTCGGCTGATCCGCAATCCGGGATGAAGGCGGGCGTCCGCGCCGGCCGTCGGCTGCCCTACATCCAGCCCCTGGCGATCAGCAACCTGATGCATCGGCTGGTGGAGACGCAGATGGAGCTGCAGCGCACCCTGCGCAACACCACCCGCCTGACGGCAGGGGAGGTGCCGCAGGCCTTGAGGGAGATGCGGCGGGGCCTCAGTGGTGTGCAGCGTCTCACCACCACCCTGGAACGCGAAACAGCGGCCACGGCCCCCCAGTTGCGTGCGGGCCTCACCAGCATCAACCGGCTGAGCGCCAGCCTCGATCGGGAGACCGGGGTCACCGCGCCCGCGCTGCGCCGCACCCTCCAGCAGGTGAGCCGCACCGGAGAGCGCGCGGAGCAGACCGCGCGCGAGGTCCAGCAACTGCTGCGCCAGAGTCAGCCGCTTCTGGTCAGCAGCCTCAGGGAGATCGAAAGCCTCAGCCGCAGTCTCAACAGCCTGCTGCAGGGGCTGATCGGGGTGAGCGGCAGCGAGGGGAGGCCCGCCCCCCAGGTCAAACCGTGA
- a CDS encoding DUF3172 domain-containing protein — MTRSPRPRSTDRYGSDREPERAYRDSGQDWGRRDPRGDAERGGRPGREPSAYGRGGRRDWENEDDGRGRPPGRGGAGGGPGGGKGANGGGIAFNPATLAVLAGVLIVGIGIGTGLSSTTQGDQGNIASSQQLDMAVPDPEFCRQWGASAFVMDIELYTTMNPSSSFVTQPALRPGCVIRRENWSVLQKEGAITAEQMRQCKQRMNTFAYVGSVKDKPIVRCVYQTDISENKFITRGVADDAAGVTPEASQF; from the coding sequence GTGACCCGCTCCCCCCGCCCCCGCTCCACAGACCGCTACGGCTCCGACCGTGAGCCGGAGCGCGCCTACCGCGACTCAGGCCAGGACTGGGGTCGCCGCGATCCCCGCGGCGATGCCGAACGCGGAGGCAGGCCCGGCCGTGAGCCCTCCGCCTACGGCCGGGGCGGTCGACGCGACTGGGAGAACGAAGACGACGGCCGCGGACGCCCTCCCGGCCGTGGCGGGGCCGGTGGTGGTCCGGGCGGTGGCAAAGGTGCCAATGGTGGCGGCATCGCCTTCAACCCGGCCACCCTCGCCGTGCTGGCGGGTGTGCTGATCGTGGGCATCGGCATCGGCACCGGCCTCTCCAGCACCACCCAGGGGGATCAGGGCAACATCGCCAGCAGCCAGCAGCTGGACATGGCCGTGCCCGATCCGGAGTTCTGCCGTCAGTGGGGCGCCAGCGCCTTCGTGATGGACATCGAGCTCTACACGACGATGAACCCCAGCAGCAGCTTCGTCACCCAGCCCGCGCTCAGGCCCGGCTGCGTGATCCGCCGGGAGAACTGGAGCGTGCTGCAGAAGGAGGGAGCCATCACCGCCGAGCAGATGCGCCAGTGCAAGCAGCGGATGAACACCTTTGCCTATGTGGGCTCGGTCAAGGACAAGCCGATCGTGCGCTGCGTCTACCAGACCGACATCAGCGAGAACAAGTTCATCACCAGGGGCGTCGCCGACGACGCGGCCGGGGTGACGCCGGAAGCCAGTCAGTTCTGA
- the ndhM gene encoding NAD(P)H-quinone oxidoreductase subunit M, with the protein MADTLLKSTTRHIRLFTARVENGDLVPDAGQLTLDIDPDNEFLWDDTALEKLRSAFRSEVDRHAGADLNDYTLRRIGSELEGVIRTMLQAGELRYNPSARVLNYSMGLPRSTETL; encoded by the coding sequence ATGGCCGACACCCTGCTGAAGTCCACCACCCGCCACATCCGTCTGTTCACGGCCCGGGTGGAGAACGGCGATCTGGTTCCCGACGCGGGCCAGCTGACCCTCGACATCGATCCGGACAACGAATTCCTCTGGGACGACACAGCCCTCGAGAAGCTGCGCAGCGCCTTCCGCAGCGAGGTGGACCGCCATGCCGGCGCCGACCTCAACGACTACACCCTGCGCCGCATCGGCTCGGAACTCGAAGGAGTGATCCGCACCATGCTCCAGGCGGGCGAGCTGCGTTACAACCCGTCTGCACGGGTGCTCAACTATTCGATGGGCCTGCCGCGCAGCACCGAAACCCTGTGA
- the pds gene encoding 15-cis-phytoene desaturase, whose protein sequence is MRIAIAGAGLAGLSCAKYLCDAGHTPVVYEARDVLGGKVAAWQDEDGDWYETGLHIFFGAYRNMRQLFAELDIEDRLQWKSHAMIFNQKETPGTYSRFDFPDIPAPFNGVAAILGNNDMLTWPEKISFGLGLVPAMLRGQSYVEECDKYSWSEWLKLHNIPDRVNDEVFIAMAKALNFIDPDEISSTVVLTALNRFLQESDGSKMAFLDGNPPERLCQPMVDYITARGGEVHLEAPLREIELNADGTVSGFRIGGIKGKEGFTATADAYVSAMPVDPFKLLIPEPWKDIPYFRKLDGLNGVPVINIHLWFDRKLTDIDHLLFSRSPLLSVYADMSNTCREYADPDRSMLELVFAPAKDWIGRSDDEIVAATMEELKRLFPMHFTGDDQATLRKAIVVKTPLSVYKTVPGCQQLRPDQASPIANFFLAGCYTMQRYLASMEGAVLSGKQCAQAISASPLAASSGGGKVAVAA, encoded by the coding sequence ATGCGCATCGCCATCGCCGGGGCTGGTCTCGCCGGTCTCTCCTGCGCCAAGTACCTGTGTGACGCCGGCCACACGCCGGTGGTCTACGAGGCCCGTGACGTGCTGGGCGGCAAGGTGGCGGCCTGGCAGGACGAGGATGGCGACTGGTATGAGACGGGCCTGCACATCTTCTTCGGCGCCTACCGCAACATGCGCCAGCTGTTCGCCGAACTCGACATCGAGGACCGGCTGCAGTGGAAGAGCCACGCGATGATCTTCAACCAGAAGGAGACGCCAGGCACCTACAGTCGCTTTGATTTCCCTGACATCCCGGCTCCCTTCAATGGGGTGGCTGCGATCCTGGGCAACAACGACATGCTCACCTGGCCGGAGAAGATCTCCTTCGGCCTGGGTCTTGTGCCGGCGATGCTGCGCGGTCAGAGTTACGTGGAGGAGTGCGACAAGTATTCCTGGAGTGAGTGGCTCAAACTGCACAACATTCCTGACAGGGTCAATGATGAGGTGTTCATCGCCATGGCCAAGGCGCTGAATTTCATCGATCCCGATGAAATCTCCAGCACCGTGGTGCTCACCGCCCTCAACCGTTTTCTCCAGGAGAGCGACGGCTCCAAGATGGCCTTCCTGGATGGAAACCCGCCTGAGCGCTTGTGCCAGCCGATGGTTGACTACATCACGGCCCGCGGCGGTGAGGTGCATCTGGAGGCCCCTCTGCGGGAGATTGAGCTCAATGCGGATGGAACCGTCAGCGGCTTCCGCATCGGTGGCATCAAGGGCAAGGAAGGCTTCACAGCCACCGCCGATGCCTATGTCAGCGCCATGCCGGTGGATCCGTTCAAGCTGCTGATCCCGGAGCCCTGGAAGGACATTCCCTACTTCAGGAAGCTCGACGGGCTCAATGGTGTGCCGGTGATCAACATCCACCTCTGGTTTGACCGAAAGCTCACGGACATCGATCACCTCCTGTTCAGCCGTAGCCCGCTGTTGAGCGTCTACGCCGATATGAGCAACACCTGTCGTGAATACGCCGATCCGGATCGCTCGATGCTCGAGCTGGTGTTTGCCCCCGCCAAGGACTGGATCGGTCGCAGCGATGATGAGATCGTCGCCGCCACGATGGAGGAACTGAAGCGCCTGTTCCCCATGCACTTCACCGGCGACGATCAGGCCACGCTGCGCAAGGCGATCGTCGTCAAGACGCCCCTGTCGGTCTACAAGACCGTTCCGGGTTGCCAGCAGCTGCGCCCCGATCAGGCCAGCCCGATCGCCAACTTCTTTCTGGCCGGTTGCTACACGATGCAGCGTTATCTCGCTTCCATGGAGGGAGCCGTGCTCAGCGGCAAGCAGTGTGCCCAGGCCATCTCGGCCTCCCCGCTGGCTGCGTCGTCCGGTGGCGGCAAGGTTGCGGTGGCGGCCTGA
- a CDS encoding phytoene synthase, translating into MAVAPAAPAGLPSLQEAYEACRRETAEWAKTFYLGTLLMPPAKRRAIWAIYVWCRRTDELMDSPEAQGRPVPELAARLDAWEQRTRALFAGEVCDGLDLVMRDTIERYPQPLQPYLDMIEGMRMDLTTSRYADFDQLYLYCYRVAGTVGLMTQEVMGVDSAYTSAPWSDPPDTSEAAVALGIANQLTNILRDVGEDRARGRIYLPQEDLRRFGYSEAELMDGVLNDSWRELMRFQLARARDWFARSEAGVRWLAPDARWPVWASLRLYRGILDVIEALDYDVFNHRAYVPTAGKMLDLPRSFVIAQAR; encoded by the coding sequence GTGGCCGTTGCCCCCGCTGCTCCCGCTGGTCTTCCCTCGCTCCAGGAGGCCTACGAGGCCTGTCGCCGTGAGACCGCCGAGTGGGCCAAGACCTTCTATCTCGGCACTCTGCTGATGCCGCCCGCCAAGCGCCGCGCCATCTGGGCCATCTATGTCTGGTGCCGGCGCACCGATGAGCTGATGGACAGTCCGGAGGCTCAAGGACGGCCGGTGCCGGAGCTGGCGGCCCGCCTGGATGCGTGGGAGCAGCGCACCCGCGCCCTGTTCGCGGGAGAGGTGTGCGACGGGCTCGATCTGGTGATGCGTGACACGATCGAGCGCTACCCCCAGCCCCTGCAGCCCTACCTCGACATGATCGAGGGCATGCGGATGGATCTCACCACCAGCCGCTATGCCGATTTTGATCAGCTGTACCTCTACTGCTATCGGGTCGCCGGTACCGTCGGCCTGATGACCCAGGAAGTGATGGGCGTTGATTCCGCCTACACCTCCGCCCCCTGGAGTGACCCGCCGGACACCAGTGAGGCGGCGGTGGCCCTGGGCATCGCCAATCAGCTCACCAACATCCTGCGCGATGTGGGCGAAGACCGGGCGCGCGGCCGCATCTATCTGCCCCAGGAGGATCTGCGGCGCTTCGGCTATAGCGAGGCCGAGCTCATGGATGGCGTGCTCAACGACAGCTGGCGTGAGCTGATGCGCTTTCAGCTGGCCCGTGCCCGCGACTGGTTCGCCCGCTCGGAGGCGGGGGTGCGCTGGCTGGCACCCGATGCCCGCTGGCCGGTGTGGGCCTCTCTGCGCCTCTACCGCGGCATCCTCGATGTGATCGAAGCGCTCGATTACGACGTCTTCAACCATCGGGCCTACGTGCCCACCGCCGGCAAGATGCTCGATCTGCCACGTTCATTCGTGATCGCCCAGGCCCGCTGA
- a CDS encoding alpha/beta fold hydrolase — translation MTQAPESIGPGAPSFWRWQGRRIAWSRAGDPDAADVVLLIHGFGASQQHWRHTIPALATQAEVFALDLLGFGASDKPPSRLADEPERPGAVRYCFDLWASQVVDFLAEQVPLHGRRLHLIGNSVGAVVALRAALMLQQAGTPPAQVVLIDCAQRTLDRKRLAEQPALQRLLRPWLEGAVRQRWLLAPLFRLLARPAFIRRVLAQAYPSGGNVDAELVELLHRPSTEPGALESFRGFVNLFDDHLAPQLLAQLNGPVRMVWGGADPWEDPSEACHWAADHACIRELQVLEGLGHCPHDEAPERVNPILVRWLEEAAR, via the coding sequence ATGACACAGGCCCCGGAGAGCATCGGCCCTGGTGCCCCATCCTTCTGGCGCTGGCAGGGGCGGCGCATCGCCTGGAGCCGGGCCGGCGACCCGGACGCCGCAGACGTGGTGCTCCTGATCCACGGCTTCGGCGCCTCGCAGCAACACTGGCGCCACACGATTCCAGCCCTGGCGACGCAGGCGGAGGTGTTCGCCCTTGATCTGCTCGGCTTCGGAGCGAGTGACAAACCGCCCTCGCGCCTGGCCGATGAACCCGAACGTCCCGGAGCGGTGCGCTATTGCTTCGATCTCTGGGCAAGCCAGGTGGTGGACTTCCTGGCGGAACAGGTGCCGCTGCACGGCCGGCGTCTGCATCTGATCGGCAATTCCGTGGGGGCGGTGGTGGCCCTGCGGGCGGCGCTGATGCTGCAGCAGGCCGGCACACCGCCGGCCCAGGTGGTGCTGATCGACTGCGCCCAGCGCACCCTCGATCGCAAGCGACTGGCGGAGCAGCCGGCCCTGCAGCGTCTGTTGCGCCCTTGGCTGGAGGGCGCTGTGCGCCAGCGCTGGCTGCTGGCGCCGCTGTTCCGGTTGCTGGCACGACCTGCCTTCATCCGCCGGGTGCTCGCCCAGGCCTATCCCAGCGGCGGCAACGTCGACGCCGAGCTGGTGGAGCTGCTGCACCGCCCCTCCACCGAACCGGGTGCCCTGGAGAGCTTCCGTGGCTTCGTCAACCTGTTCGACGATCACCTGGCGCCACAGCTGCTGGCCCAGCTGAATGGGCCCGTGCGCATGGTCTGGGGCGGCGCTGATCCCTGGGAGGATCCGAGCGAAGCCTGCCACTGGGCCGCAGACCATGCCTGCATCCGCGAGTTGCAGGTGCTGGAGGGGCTGGGCCACTGCCCCCACGACGAGGCACCGGAGCGGGTCAACCCGATCCTGGTGCGCTGGCTCGAGGAGGCGGCCCGCTGA
- a CDS encoding RNA-binding protein: protein MSVRLYVGNLPQTFDAKELEALFSSVGEGVRFKAVNDRETGASRGFGFANVDDQKLAEAVIEQLNGRDFGGNALRIEISERRDSRSPAGGERRGNGPAPTAARKAVNKVVHSDSVDTEAPDPRWAGELAKLKALLANQTVGV from the coding sequence ATGAGCGTTCGCCTTTACGTCGGCAACCTGCCGCAGACTTTTGATGCCAAGGAACTGGAGGCGCTGTTCTCCAGCGTCGGCGAGGGGGTGCGGTTCAAGGCGGTGAACGACCGCGAGACCGGCGCCAGCCGCGGCTTCGGCTTCGCCAACGTCGACGACCAGAAACTGGCCGAGGCGGTGATCGAGCAGCTCAACGGCCGTGACTTCGGCGGCAACGCCCTGCGCATCGAGATCTCCGAGCGTCGCGACAGCCGCAGCCCTGCCGGCGGCGAGCGTCGCGGCAACGGCCCGGCTCCCACCGCTGCCCGCAAGGCCGTCAACAAGGTGGTGCACTCCGACAGCGTCGACACCGAAGCTCCCGATCCCCGCTGGGCCGGTGAACTGGCCAAGCTGAAGGCTCTGCTCGCCAATCAGACCGTCGGCGTCTGA
- a CDS encoding CCA tRNA nucleotidyltransferase — MPAGSPQAPILSCGASDQLEALRRALAPQRWPLDPALLPADALLVGGAVRDALLGRLGERPDLDLVVEGDAIALARGLARRCGGSCVVLDAERSIARLVLKGWSFDLARRMGSSLEQDLARRDYSINAIALPLAALCAPETCDRAATSQRAKAKPGPADGGPADGGPASLEAAAATLRSSGGASDLGPIDPGGGLADLRARRLRALGETNLLEDPLRLLRGVRLACELDFTIDAQTLRWIHTHHRRLGEVAGERVLAELERLAAAPGGAEGLLQVRRLGLLRGWQEARDPQGEAPGGQAPAPEARWLERLTPDRAGRCGLETEEQAWALPLARLAALLPPAALVRLRASRRLQQRSRRLRHWLERLENAEGPGEADGPQGGDLTLAGLPEEERLALQRELEEDLPALVLHLGPREAREALQRWRDSGDPLFHPRPPLDGQQLQERLGIPAGRTLGALLAHLTRERAFGRLAAAAGPDPVLQVARQWLDGGRNGEVEASSRGRRRD, encoded by the coding sequence ATGCCGGCCGGATCGCCTCAGGCGCCCATTCTGTCCTGCGGGGCCAGCGACCAGCTCGAGGCGCTGCGCCGGGCCCTGGCGCCACAGCGCTGGCCCCTCGATCCCGCCCTGCTGCCGGCCGATGCCCTGCTGGTGGGCGGTGCCGTGCGCGACGCCCTGCTGGGCCGCCTGGGGGAACGCCCCGATCTGGACCTGGTGGTGGAGGGAGACGCCATCGCTCTGGCCCGCGGCCTCGCCCGGCGCTGCGGCGGCAGCTGCGTCGTGCTCGACGCGGAGCGCTCGATCGCCCGCCTGGTGCTCAAGGGCTGGAGCTTCGACCTGGCCCGGCGGATGGGCAGCAGCCTTGAGCAGGACCTGGCGCGCCGTGATTACAGCATCAACGCCATCGCCCTGCCGCTGGCAGCCCTGTGCGCCCCGGAGACCTGCGACCGGGCTGCCACGTCGCAGCGTGCGAAAGCCAAGCCTGGACCGGCAGACGGTGGACCGGCAGACGGTGGGCCGGCGAGCCTGGAGGCCGCGGCCGCGACGCTGAGGTCATCGGGCGGCGCCTCCGACCTGGGGCCGATCGATCCCGGCGGCGGCCTGGCGGATCTGCGCGCCCGGCGGCTGCGGGCGCTGGGCGAGACGAACCTGCTGGAGGATCCGCTGCGGCTGCTGCGCGGCGTGCGGCTGGCCTGCGAGCTGGACTTCACCATCGACGCCCAGACCCTCCGCTGGATCCATACCCATCACCGGCGCCTGGGGGAGGTGGCCGGAGAGCGGGTGCTCGCCGAACTGGAGCGCCTGGCCGCCGCCCCGGGCGGAGCCGAAGGCCTGCTCCAGGTGCGGCGACTCGGCCTGCTGCGGGGCTGGCAGGAGGCACGGGACCCGCAAGGCGAAGCCCCGGGCGGGCAGGCGCCGGCCCCGGAGGCGCGGTGGCTGGAGCGGTTGACGCCCGACCGCGCCGGACGCTGTGGCCTTGAGACCGAGGAGCAGGCCTGGGCCCTGCCCCTGGCACGCCTGGCGGCCCTACTTCCCCCTGCAGCGCTGGTGCGGCTGCGGGCCAGCCGCCGCCTGCAGCAACGGAGCCGACGGCTGCGTCACTGGCTGGAACGGCTGGAGAATGCCGAAGGGCCGGGAGAGGCGGACGGGCCCCAGGGCGGTGACCTGACCCTGGCAGGCCTCCCCGAGGAGGAGCGCCTGGCCCTGCAACGCGAGCTGGAGGAGGACCTGCCGGCCCTGGTGCTGCATCTGGGGCCGCGGGAAGCCAGGGAGGCCCTGCAGCGCTGGCGCGACAGCGGCGACCCGCTGTTCCACCCACGCCCCCCTCTGGACGGGCAGCAGCTGCAGGAACGTCTGGGGATCCCGGCGGGCCGAACCCTGGGCGCTCTGCTCGCCCATCTCACGCGCGAGCGGGCCTTCGGACGACTGGCGGCCGCCGCCGGGCCGGATCCGGTGCTTCAGGTGGCGCGGCAATGGCTGGATGGAGGGCGCAACGGCGAGGTGGAAGCGTCCTCCAGGGGCAGGCGCCGTGATTAA
- a CDS encoding Ycf34 family protein, whose amino-acid sequence MCICVDCHWVDRCQAYHAVERQHGVAHLSDAPDRRPREPRIHVQVRDLPGGGVGVEWDVRACSDFQLEAGRWQRLRPDAPLPT is encoded by the coding sequence ATGTGCATCTGCGTCGATTGCCACTGGGTCGACCGCTGCCAGGCCTATCACGCGGTGGAGCGACAGCACGGCGTGGCCCATCTCAGCGATGCCCCGGATCGACGGCCGCGGGAGCCCCGGATCCACGTGCAGGTGCGTGATCTGCCGGGAGGCGGTGTCGGTGTGGAGTGGGATGTGCGCGCCTGCAGTGACTTCCAGCTGGAGGCCGGCCGCTGGCAGCGCCTGCGGCCCGATGCCCCCCTCCCGACATGA
- a CDS encoding tRNA (adenosine(37)-N6)-threonylcarbamoyltransferase complex dimerization subunit type 1 TsaB, protein MSGLDPDDMSRDSGDGWLLALHSSGEGFGVGVLPWPPPHDLAARVSAHAGSQALSAADPLLRRARLQHFATGRDLSNRLLSCLEAVLPAPEWPRLRRLAVAIGPGGFTSTRLTVVLARSLAQQDDLPLDGISSFLLIARRLCRGAQPPSAPFWLVQELPRRGRVAGLYGLDPAAPGGVVELEVPRLRGDAEELMGAARPAEPCLPDDVAELLSISALRALQGAQAPWQTVVPIYPTSPVQQA, encoded by the coding sequence ATGAGTGGCCTCGACCCGGACGACATGAGCCGCGACAGCGGTGACGGTTGGCTGCTGGCCCTGCACAGCAGCGGCGAGGGCTTCGGCGTCGGTGTTCTGCCCTGGCCCCCGCCGCACGACCTTGCGGCTCGCGTGTCGGCCCATGCAGGCAGCCAGGCCCTGTCGGCAGCGGATCCGCTGCTGCGCCGGGCGCGGCTGCAGCACTTCGCCACCGGCCGCGACCTCTCCAACCGGCTCCTGTCCTGCCTGGAAGCGGTGTTGCCGGCGCCGGAGTGGCCGCGGCTGCGGCGGCTGGCGGTGGCCATCGGTCCGGGCGGGTTCACCAGCACACGGCTGACCGTTGTGCTCGCGCGCAGCCTCGCCCAGCAGGATGACCTGCCGCTCGACGGGATCAGCAGCTTTCTGCTGATCGCCCGTCGCCTCTGCCGCGGTGCCCAGCCGCCCAGCGCGCCCTTCTGGCTGGTGCAGGAGCTGCCGCGCCGTGGCCGGGTCGCCGGCCTGTACGGCCTGGATCCGGCGGCTCCGGGGGGCGTGGTCGAGCTGGAGGTGCCCCGGTTGCGCGGTGATGCGGAGGAGCTCATGGGTGCGGCGCGGCCGGCGGAGCCATGCCTGCCGGACGATGTGGCCGAACTTCTGTCGATCAGTGCCCTGAGGGCGCTCCAGGGCGCTCAGGCTCCCTGGCAGACGGTGGTGCCGATCTACCCCACCAGCCCCGTGCAGCAGGCCTGA
- a CDS encoding YdcF family protein, which translates to MSPRSPDPAASPPGRGSRSRRRPPRPARTRWRWLPLAFACGGLLWLSRGWWLPEPPPPQMILVLGGDADREREAARLAREDGLPVVVSGGTNPEYARWLFEQREGVPPSRLRLDYRATDTLTNFTSLADDLRRARIRHALLVTSSDHMQRAMLVGRIVAGSRGIHLTPVAVPCGDRCEPEGRRLVWGDGLRALIWVVSGRDVRHWAEEHLSPWLHRFGLE; encoded by the coding sequence GTGTCGCCGCGATCCCCGGATCCCGCCGCCAGCCCTCCCGGCCGTGGATCGCGCTCCCGTCGGCGGCCTCCCCGTCCGGCGCGCACCCGCTGGCGCTGGCTTCCGCTGGCGTTCGCCTGCGGTGGCCTGCTGTGGCTGTCGCGGGGCTGGTGGCTGCCGGAGCCGCCACCACCTCAGATGATCCTGGTGCTGGGCGGCGATGCGGACCGCGAGAGGGAGGCAGCCCGGCTGGCCCGCGAGGATGGATTGCCGGTGGTGGTCAGTGGTGGCACCAATCCCGAGTACGCCCGCTGGCTGTTCGAGCAGCGCGAAGGGGTGCCGCCGTCGCGGCTGCGGCTCGACTACCGCGCCACCGACACCCTCACCAACTTCACCTCGCTGGCGGATGATCTGCGACGCGCCCGGATCCGCCATGCCCTGCTGGTGACCAGCAGCGACCACATGCAGCGGGCGATGCTCGTGGGTCGCATCGTGGCCGGCAGCCGCGGCATCCATCTGACACCGGTGGCGGTGCCCTGCGGGGATCGCTGCGAGCCGGAAGGCCGGCGGCTGGTGTGGGGTGACGGCCTGCGAGCGCTGATCTGGGTGGTCAGCGGTCGGGATGTTCGCCACTGGGCGGAAGAGCACCTCTCTCCCTGGCTGCACCGATTCGGCCTGGAGTGA
- a CDS encoding 1-acyl-sn-glycerol-3-phosphate acyltransferase: MAAVKRVLRRRRRPAEPPALLSTPRPSLTYRLISYLLVFPVYRLLFRGRTAGNANVPEEGALVVVANHGSHLDPPLLGHALGRPVAFMAKAELFRVPLLGPIIRACGAYPVARGASDREAIRTATDRLQQGWATGVFLDGTRQSDGRVNDPQPGAALLAARAGVPLLPVAIINSHRALGPGQSQPRLVPVHIRIGTPVPPPASRRRADLDATTRVVQEQINRMLDQGLITPGRIGAARERGALPPSGEHPDR; the protein is encoded by the coding sequence GTGGCCGCGGTCAAGCGGGTTCTGCGGCGCCGCCGCAGACCGGCCGAGCCGCCGGCACTGCTGAGCACGCCCAGGCCGAGCCTCACCTACCGGCTGATCAGCTATCTGCTGGTCTTTCCGGTGTACCGCCTGCTGTTCCGCGGTCGCACCGCCGGCAATGCCAATGTGCCCGAGGAGGGTGCCCTGGTGGTGGTGGCCAACCACGGCTCCCACCTCGATCCGCCATTGCTCGGCCATGCCCTGGGCCGGCCGGTGGCCTTCATGGCCAAGGCCGAGCTGTTCCGGGTACCGCTGCTGGGGCCGATCATCCGCGCCTGCGGCGCCTATCCGGTGGCCCGCGGCGCCAGCGACCGCGAGGCGATCCGCACGGCCACCGACCGACTGCAGCAGGGCTGGGCCACCGGCGTCTTCCTCGACGGCACCCGCCAGAGCGACGGCCGCGTCAACGACCCCCAGCCCGGCGCCGCCCTGCTGGCGGCCCGGGCCGGTGTGCCGCTGCTGCCTGTGGCGATCATCAACAGCCACCGGGCCCTGGGCCCGGGGCAGAGCCAGCCGCGGCTGGTGCCGGTGCACATCCGCATCGGCACACCGGTGCCGCCTCCGGCCTCACGCCGTCGCGCCGATCTGGACGCCACCACCCGGGTGGTGCAGGAGCAGATCAACCGGATGCTCGATCAGGGCCTGATCACTCCAGGCCGAATCGGTGCAGCCAGGGAGAGAGGTGCTCTTCCGCCCAGTGGCGAACATCCCGACCGCTGA
- the fabD gene encoding ACP S-malonyltransferase has product MAIAWVFPGQGSQKVGMAEGVLDLPGARERFNTASELLGRDLLAICAGEAGGDLSDLNDTRNTQPALFVVESLLIDALRDQGRQAELVAGHSLGELVALYAAGVFDVDTGLGLMRRRSELMAAAGGGAMTAVMGFDRAGLEDLVAATEGVVIANDNSSAQVVLSGTPEAVSTVCGQLKRKRAVPLAVSGAFHSPFMAEAAAAFAAELEPVPFADAVIPVLSNTDPTPERDGAALKRRLITQMTSGVRWRETMEQLVATGIDTAVEIGPGAVLSGLIKRSCPSVATAQISCAADLGL; this is encoded by the coding sequence ATGGCCATCGCCTGGGTGTTTCCCGGACAGGGTTCGCAGAAAGTGGGCATGGCGGAGGGCGTGCTTGACCTGCCTGGCGCCCGCGAGCGCTTCAACACTGCCTCCGAACTGCTCGGCCGCGACCTGCTGGCCATCTGCGCCGGCGAGGCCGGCGGCGACCTGAGCGATCTCAACGACACCCGCAACACCCAGCCGGCCCTGTTCGTGGTCGAGAGCCTGCTGATCGATGCGCTGCGGGACCAGGGCCGCCAGGCCGAGCTGGTGGCCGGCCACAGCCTCGGCGAGCTGGTCGCGCTCTATGCCGCCGGCGTCTTCGACGTGGACACCGGCCTGGGGCTGATGCGCCGCCGCAGCGAGCTGATGGCCGCCGCCGGCGGCGGTGCCATGACAGCGGTGATGGGCTTCGACCGCGCCGGACTGGAGGATCTGGTGGCCGCCACGGAAGGTGTGGTGATCGCCAACGACAACAGCAGCGCCCAGGTGGTGCTCTCCGGCACCCCGGAGGCGGTATCCACGGTGTGCGGTCAGCTGAAGCGCAAGCGGGCGGTGCCTCTGGCGGTGAGCGGCGCCTTCCACTCCCCGTTCATGGCCGAAGCCGCGGCCGCCTTCGCCGCCGAACTGGAACCGGTTCCCTTCGCCGATGCCGTGATCCCGGTGCTGAGCAACACCGATCCCACGCCCGAACGGGATGGGGCGGCCCTCAAGCGGCGGCTGATCACCCAGATGACCAGCGGCGTGCGCTGGCGCGAAACCATGGAGCAGCTGGTCGCGACAGGCATCGACACCGCCGTCGAGATCGGCCCGGGCGCGGTGCTCAGCGGCCTGATCAAACGCTCCTGCCCCTCGGTGGCCACCGCCCAGATCAGCTGCGCCGCGGACCTGGGCCTGTGA